Proteins encoded together in one Drosophila albomicans strain 15112-1751.03 chromosome 2R, ASM965048v2, whole genome shotgun sequence window:
- the LOC127566059 gene encoding meiosis-specific nuclear structural protein 1 — METTVKALSNVRDQAPAIVITGRPKLSVSVDADLVSKNEKFFGTLMNETRLLDSVLSKENPQRQQAAQFETAMSDELKKLKQQQFVDRTRRQQLRNDCEELRILAEQLRLAAITKELDEHMVERHRNRQLAKDAKVKGNERAEAQRLQKLAQEQERELLKKQEQIRFRESLSSQIEQTQLRRKHQCVKTAAEREESIVIQRRIEEEDKAEQLQMLRIKQKNLQCHLEHMKQKHEYKEREKALSAEMAVKLEQEQAQRAQQKDEIEAARRAAQLKQEQISLKIGKQVQEIESVKRQRDNLLLDLLQAEYKAKDDERHRQQLEQEQLERLRARQELERYRACMRERSLEDARLRQQQIVERTQETVEIQEIEEIAKERTRRREHGALLLSMIEENNRKRAEAAAENVQFFDMKAKSEAELQHRIEEERLKMLSSVPAEVLQYLPKHALSQADRKRFNIRSKTEILQ, encoded by the exons ATGGAAACGACCGTAAAAGCATTATCGAACGTTAGGGACCAAGCTCCAGCAATTGTTATCACGGGTCGTCCCAAGCTCTCAGTGTCCGTTGACGCGGATCTTGTttccaaaaacgaaaaattctTTGGCACTCTGATGAACGAAACCCGGCTGCTGGACTCGGTGCTATCCAAAGAGAATCCACAACGGCAACAAGCTGCCCAATTTGAAACTGCCATGTCCGACGAGCTGAAGAAGctgaaacaacagcaatttgtGGATCGAACGCGACGTCAACAGCTGCGCAACGACTGCgaagagctacgaattttagCTGAGCAACTGCGTCTGGCGGCCATCACAAAGGAGCTAGATGAGCACATGGTTGAGCGTCACAGGAACCGTCAGCTGGCGAAGGACGCCAAGGTGAAGGGCAATGAGCGTGCCGAGGCTCAAAGGCTGCAAAAGTTGGCCCAAGAACAGGAGCGGGAGCTGCTTAAGAAGCAGGAGCAAATCCGTTTTCGCGAGAGTCTCTCTTCCCAGATTGAGCAAACGCAGCTACGACGCAAGCATCAGTGTGTCAAGACCGCAGCAGAACGCGAGGAGAGCATTGTTATCCAGCGGCGCATCGAGGAGGAAGACAAAGCGGAGCAGCTGCAGATGCTGAGGATAAAGCAAAAGAATCTGCAGTGCCATCTAGAGCATATGAAGCAGAAGCACGAGTACAAGGAGCGCGAGAAAGCGCTGAGTGCAGAGATGGCGGTCAagctggagcaggagcaaGCGCAACGAGCACAACAGAAGGACGAAATCGAGGCGGCGAGACGAGCAGCGCAATTGAAGCAGGAGCAGATTAGCCTGAAGATTGGGAAACAAGTGCAAGAGATTGAG AGCGTGAAGCGTCAGCGCGACAATCTACTGCTCGATCTGCTGCAGGCGGAGTACAAAGCCAAGGATGATGAACGCCATCGGCAGCAGTTGGAGCAGGAGCAATTAGAACGTTTGCGCGCACGCCAGGAGCTTGAACGTTATCGCGCTTGCATGCGCGAACGCAGCTTGGAGGATGCACGCCTCCGGCAGCAACAGATTGTGGAGCGTACCCAGGAGACTGTGGAGATTCAAGAGATTGAGGAGATTGCCAAGGAACGCACGCGTCGCAGGGAACATGGTGCTTTGCTGCTCTCCATGATTGAGGAAAATAATCGCAAGCGTGCCGAGGCGGCGGCAGAGAATGTCCAGTTCTTCGATATGAAAGCCAAATCGGAAGCGGAACTCCAACATCGCATTGAAGAGGAGCGTCTTAAGATGCTCAGTTCTGTGCCCGCTGAAGTGCTTCAGTATCTACCAAAACATGCGCTTTCCCAAGCCGACCGCAAGCGTTTCAATATTCGCTCGAAAACGGAAATCTTACAGTGA